A window of Synechococcus sp. HK05 contains these coding sequences:
- a CDS encoding RNA-binding protein, with the protein MTIYIGNLSFQAEQEDLLDLFSQYGEVAKCSLPLDRETGRKRGFAFVEMATDADEQKAIDDLQNVEWMGRMIRVNKATPRQGGGGGGGGYGGGGGGGGRGGYGGGGGNRGGGYGGGGDRGGYGGGGGYGGGGGYDGGGGNRW; encoded by the coding sequence ATGACCATTTACATCGGCAACCTCTCGTTCCAGGCCGAACAAGAGGATTTGCTTGACCTCTTCAGCCAGTACGGCGAAGTGGCCAAGTGCAGCCTTCCCCTCGACCGTGAAACCGGCCGTAAGCGCGGTTTCGCCTTCGTGGAGATGGCCACCGACGCCGACGAGCAGAAGGCCATTGACGACCTCCAGAACGTGGAGTGGATGGGTCGCATGATCCGTGTCAACAAGGCCACCCCCCGCCAGGGCGGCGGTGGTGGTGGCGGCGGCTACGGCGGTGGCGGTGGCGGCGGTGGTCGCGGCGGCTATGGCGGTGGCGGCGGCAACCGTGGCGGCGGCTACGGCGGCGGCGGTGACCGTGGTGGTTACGGCGGTGGCGGCGGCTACGGCGGCGGTGGCGGTTACGACGGCGGCGGCGGCAACCGCTGGTGA
- a CDS encoding phosphomannose isomerase type II C-terminal cupin domain, protein MTNVVARPWGWFEPLGGGEGYLVKRLCIRAGQRISLQRHHHRSEHWVVVAGSGTLLCEQHSVQAQPGTTLLIPCGAVHRASAGEQDLLIVEVQRGELLSEDDIERFADDYQRPTRSASGQVLD, encoded by the coding sequence ATGACCAACGTGGTGGCACGCCCCTGGGGCTGGTTTGAACCGCTGGGGGGCGGCGAGGGCTACCTGGTGAAACGCCTCTGCATCCGCGCCGGCCAGCGCATCAGCTTGCAGCGCCACCACCACCGCAGCGAGCACTGGGTGGTGGTGGCGGGCAGCGGCACCCTGCTCTGCGAGCAACACAGCGTGCAGGCGCAACCCGGCACCACCCTCTTGATCCCCTGCGGCGCGGTGCACCGCGCCAGCGCCGGCGAGCAGGATCTCCTGATCGTGGAAGTGCAGCGCGGTGAGCTGCTCAGCGAAGACGACATCGAACGCTTCGCCGATGACTACCAACGCCCCACAAGGAGCGCTTCAGGCCAAGTGTTAGATTGA
- a CDS encoding ATP-dependent RecD-like DNA helicase — protein MSSLAAALQDTLLRRLPPAAGVDPRLLQPLIAALFEALEQGELGLDLRHHSVEEAALEALTASGWLNGPEALLVRDGPWLRWRRWHEQLQHCLSDLIARANTPLSQAPSPSARQAAQAAAAQAGLDAQQQAAVVALLERQLVLLLGGPGTGKTSTVARMLEAALAREPQLRVQLAAPTGKAAARLSAALTGAQPLPCSTLHRLLEARGSNRFARNARHPLELDLLVVDELSMVDLPLMAALLEALPERARVLLVGDAGQLPPVGTGAVLEELCRPHCREQLGGAVVELTTTYRNNGAIAELAAALRQLQPTATGPLEALRPQLEQLPAEANLTWLEAPLPQLPAAVLQPLREQQQQLRQRCQTLRWQGEQLHPSDGAALLEALEERIALSPLRQGAWGVEALHRALLGPAAAAPLERWPLGTPVLNRLNRPEQELANGDIGVLVERDGQRLVWMSSGRLLHPARLAGAEPALALTVHKAQGSQYGEVLLLLPPSRHSDPRLLYTGLTRARRRVLLVTPASPA, from the coding sequence ATGAGCAGCCTGGCCGCCGCCCTGCAGGACACCCTGCTGCGCCGCCTCCCCCCGGCAGCGGGGGTGGATCCGCGCCTGCTGCAACCGCTGATCGCCGCGTTGTTCGAGGCCCTGGAGCAGGGCGAGCTCGGCCTGGATCTACGCCACCACAGCGTGGAGGAGGCCGCCCTGGAGGCCCTGACCGCCAGCGGCTGGCTGAACGGACCCGAGGCGCTGTTGGTGCGCGATGGCCCCTGGCTGCGCTGGCGCCGCTGGCACGAGCAACTCCAGCACTGCTTAAGCGATCTGATCGCCCGCGCCAACACGCCCCTCAGCCAGGCCCCAAGCCCAAGCGCCCGTCAAGCCGCCCAAGCCGCCGCGGCCCAAGCCGGGCTCGACGCGCAACAACAGGCCGCCGTGGTGGCCCTGCTCGAGCGCCAGCTGGTGCTGCTGCTCGGGGGCCCGGGCACGGGCAAAACCTCCACGGTGGCGCGGATGCTTGAGGCCGCCCTGGCACGGGAGCCGCAGCTGCGGGTGCAACTGGCGGCCCCCACCGGCAAAGCCGCCGCCCGCCTGAGCGCAGCCCTCACCGGCGCGCAGCCGCTGCCCTGCTCCACCCTGCACCGGCTGCTCGAGGCCCGCGGCAGCAACCGCTTCGCCCGCAACGCACGCCATCCGCTGGAGCTCGATCTGCTGGTGGTGGATGAGCTCTCGATGGTGGATCTGCCGTTGATGGCCGCCCTGCTCGAGGCCCTGCCCGAGCGGGCGCGGGTGCTGCTGGTGGGCGATGCAGGGCAGTTGCCGCCGGTGGGCACCGGCGCGGTGCTCGAGGAGCTCTGTCGCCCCCACTGCCGCGAGCAGCTCGGCGGCGCGGTGGTTGAGCTCACCACCACTTACCGCAACAACGGCGCCATCGCCGAGCTGGCTGCTGCCCTGCGCCAGCTACAGCCGACTGCTACAGGTCCACTCGAGGCCCTGCGCCCGCAGCTCGAGCAGCTGCCCGCCGAGGCCAACCTCACCTGGCTGGAAGCCCCCCTGCCCCAACTACCGGCAGCGGTGCTCCAGCCCCTGAGAGAGCAGCAACAGCAGCTGCGCCAGCGGTGCCAAACGCTGCGTTGGCAGGGGGAGCAGCTGCACCCCAGCGATGGGGCGGCCCTGCTCGAGGCACTGGAGGAGCGCATCGCCTTGAGCCCGCTGCGGCAGGGGGCCTGGGGGGTGGAGGCCCTGCATCGGGCCCTGCTCGGTCCAGCGGCGGCAGCGCCGCTGGAGCGCTGGCCCCTCGGCACACCGGTGCTCAACCGGCTCAACCGCCCGGAACAGGAGCTCGCCAATGGCGACATTGGCGTGCTTGTGGAGCGCGACGGCCAGCGGCTGGTGTGGATGAGCAGCGGCCGGCTGCTCCATCCGGCCCGGCTGGCGGGGGCGGAGCCAGCCCTGGCCCTCACGGTGCACAAGGCCCAAGGCAGCCAATACGGCGAGGTGTTGCTGCTACTGCCCCCCAGCCGCCACAGCGATCCGCGACTGCTGTACACCGGGCTCACCCGGGCCCGGAGGCGGGTGCTGCTGGTCACACCGGCGTCACCCGCCTAG
- a CDS encoding DEAD/DEAH box helicase — protein MELSTTVIPAKPTGFASFGFAPELLDALTAIGYEEPSPIQKAAIPELLLGRDLVGQAQTGTGKTAAFALPMLAALDGQQRTPQVLVLTPTRELAIQVADAFKSYAANMPHLRVLPLYGGSDFRDQIVRLKRGVQIVVGTPGRVMDHMRQGTLDLSGLRSLVLDEADEMLRMGFIDDVEWVLEQLPSQRQVVLFSATMPPEIRRISHKYLNDPAEVTIKTKGADSSRIRQRFITVNGPQKLEALTRVLESETKEGVIIFARTKAITVTVAEALEAKGYDVAVLNGDVAQSQRERTIERLKNGTVDVLVATDVAARGLDVDRITLVVNYDIPFDSEAYVHRVGRTGRAGRSGDAILFVTPRERRFLGGLERAVGRPIEPMQIPSNATINQSRLDRLRQRLCDGLTTEGREEERALLSEIVQRVAQESGASPEQLALAALQLVVGPQPLLVQGDESWIRQAGGRDGGRDGGRDGRRDGRRDDRPGASRRGPREQSGPPESGMERFRIEVGWRDRVKPGNIVGAIANEAGLNGRSIGRIQIFDAHSLVDLPQGMPEDVFQGLRRLKVMNRELQISRSRD, from the coding sequence CTGGAGCTCAGCACCACTGTGATCCCCGCCAAACCCACGGGGTTCGCCAGCTTCGGCTTCGCGCCTGAGCTGCTCGATGCCCTCACCGCCATCGGCTACGAGGAGCCCTCGCCGATTCAGAAGGCGGCCATCCCCGAGCTGCTGCTCGGCCGCGACCTGGTGGGCCAGGCCCAAACCGGCACCGGCAAAACGGCTGCCTTCGCCCTGCCGATGCTCGCGGCTCTCGACGGCCAGCAGCGCACCCCCCAGGTGCTGGTGCTCACCCCCACCCGCGAGCTGGCGATCCAGGTGGCCGACGCGTTCAAGAGCTATGCGGCCAACATGCCGCACCTGCGCGTGCTGCCCCTCTACGGCGGCTCCGATTTCCGCGATCAGATCGTGCGCCTCAAGCGCGGCGTGCAGATCGTGGTGGGCACCCCCGGCCGCGTGATGGATCACATGCGCCAGGGCACCCTCGATCTCTCAGGCCTGCGCAGCCTGGTGCTCGATGAAGCCGACGAGATGCTGCGCATGGGCTTCATCGACGACGTGGAGTGGGTGCTCGAGCAGCTGCCCAGCCAGCGCCAGGTGGTGCTCTTCTCCGCCACAATGCCGCCTGAGATCCGGCGCATCTCGCACAAATACCTCAACGATCCCGCTGAGGTCACGATCAAAACGAAGGGCGCCGATTCCAGTCGGATTCGCCAGCGCTTCATCACCGTCAACGGTCCTCAGAAGCTCGAAGCCCTCACCCGGGTGCTCGAGTCGGAAACCAAGGAGGGGGTGATCATCTTTGCCCGCACCAAGGCGATCACCGTCACCGTGGCGGAGGCCCTAGAGGCCAAGGGCTACGACGTGGCCGTGCTCAACGGCGATGTGGCCCAGAGCCAACGGGAACGCACAATCGAGCGCCTCAAAAACGGCACCGTGGATGTGCTGGTGGCCACCGATGTGGCCGCCCGCGGCCTCGATGTGGATCGCATCACCTTGGTGGTGAACTACGACATCCCCTTCGATTCCGAGGCCTACGTGCACCGGGTCGGACGCACGGGCCGCGCCGGCCGCAGCGGCGACGCGATTCTGTTCGTCACCCCGCGGGAGCGGCGCTTCCTCGGCGGCCTTGAGCGGGCGGTGGGCCGGCCGATCGAGCCGATGCAGATTCCCAGCAACGCCACCATCAACCAGAGCCGCTTGGATCGCCTGCGCCAGCGCCTCTGCGACGGCCTCACCACCGAAGGCCGTGAGGAAGAGCGCGCTCTCCTCTCGGAGATCGTGCAACGGGTGGCCCAGGAAAGCGGCGCCAGCCCGGAGCAACTCGCCCTCGCAGCCCTGCAGCTGGTGGTGGGTCCCCAGCCGCTGCTGGTGCAAGGCGATGAAAGCTGGATTCGCCAGGCCGGCGGGCGTGACGGCGGTCGCGATGGCGGGCGTGATGGTCGCCGCGATGGGCGCCGTGACGACCGGCCCGGCGCCAGCCGCCGCGGCCCCCGCGAACAGTCCGGCCCGCCGGAATCGGGCATGGAGCGCTTCCGCATCGAGGTGGGCTGGCGCGATCGCGTCAAGCCCGGGAACATCGTGGGCGCGATTGCCAATGAAGCCGGCCTCAACGGCCGCAGCATTGGCCGCATCCAGATCTTCGATGCCCACAGTCTGGTGGACCTGCCTCAAGGCATGCCCGAGGACGTGTTCCAGGGTCTGCGGCGCCTCAAGGTGATGAACCGCGAACTGCAGATCAGCCGCTCCCGCGACTGA
- a CDS encoding oxaloacetate decarboxylase, which yields MQPFTSPAAQLRTLLAADACQVMPCCFDALSARLVERAGFPLTFMSGFSVAAARAALPDTGLLTVSEMLDQGRSICSAVRIPVIGDGDTGHGNAANVQRTMHQFARAGFAGIMLEDQLAPKRCGHTGVKEVVSREEALGRIRAAVAARAEGADLVIVARTDARSALAASHGDEAALEEALWRLRAFAELGAEVLFLEAPRSEAELRRFCAEVPGWRMANMLEGGFTPLLPPAQLAEMGFRLAAYPLTLLSCAAAAMQEALADLAAGRTPQRMLEFAELRELVGFDQYDAVLQAQANGSL from the coding sequence ATGCAACCGTTCACCAGCCCCGCCGCCCAGCTGCGCACCCTGTTGGCGGCTGACGCGTGCCAGGTGATGCCCTGCTGCTTCGATGCCCTCTCGGCGCGGTTGGTGGAGCGCGCTGGCTTTCCGCTCACCTTCATGAGTGGTTTCTCGGTGGCCGCGGCGCGGGCGGCGTTGCCCGATACGGGCTTGCTCACCGTGTCGGAGATGCTCGATCAGGGGCGCTCGATCTGCAGTGCGGTGCGCATCCCCGTGATCGGTGATGGCGACACCGGCCACGGCAACGCGGCCAACGTGCAGCGCACCATGCACCAATTCGCCCGGGCTGGGTTCGCCGGGATCATGCTGGAAGACCAGCTGGCCCCGAAGCGTTGCGGCCACACCGGTGTGAAGGAGGTGGTGAGCCGCGAGGAGGCACTGGGCCGGATCCGCGCGGCGGTGGCGGCCCGCGCGGAAGGTGCCGACTTGGTGATCGTGGCGCGCACCGATGCCCGCTCGGCCCTGGCGGCGAGCCATGGCGACGAGGCGGCGCTGGAGGAGGCCCTGTGGCGTTTGCGGGCGTTCGCTGAGCTGGGCGCTGAGGTGTTGTTTCTGGAGGCGCCGCGCTCGGAGGCGGAACTGCGGCGCTTCTGCGCCGAGGTGCCTGGCTGGCGCATGGCCAACATGCTCGAGGGGGGCTTCACACCGCTGCTGCCGCCGGCGCAGTTGGCGGAGATGGGCTTCCGGCTGGCGGCCTATCCGCTCACCCTGCTCTCCTGCGCGGCCGCCGCGATGCAAGAGGCCCTGGCGGATCTGGCGGCCGGCCGCACCCCGCAGCGGATGCTGGAGTTCGCCGAGCTGCGGGAGCTGGTGGGCTTCGATCAGTACGACGCGGTGCTCCAGGCCCAGGCCAACGGCTCCTTGTGA